From a single Raphanus sativus cultivar WK10039 chromosome 3, ASM80110v3, whole genome shotgun sequence genomic region:
- the LOC130510028 gene encoding uncharacterized protein LOC130510028: MSSGGYYRSWMDKPHLDPNTKLLTEEYVQGIKEFMRLVQQQPDAKNGMLRCPCSSCNNNKVIEEFNVWTHLYMKGFSRNYKVWYLHGETGYEYGSTSEPQPISEFQPDIRLEESRTDIDYGVGTEQMVHDHYRGEEPNPESRRFFDMLDAGKQPLYQNCRDGHSALSSATRLMGIKTDYNLAEECMDAITDFVKGILPEDNVAPGSYYEVQKLVAGLQLPYEVIDVCIDNCMIYWRADETRNECKFCGKPRFQETRGRVPIPFKRMWYLPLTERLKRLYQCERTAKAMRWHAEHSTNGEIRHPSDAKAWKHFQSIYQEFAEERRNVYLGLSTDGFSPFGKHGRQYSLWPVIVTPYNLPPSLCMRREFLFLSILVPGPEHPKRSLDVFLQPLIYELQQLWAHGFETYDVSCKENFHMRAVLMWTISDFPAYGMLSGWTTHGRLSCPYCQDDTAAFQLKNGRKTCWFDCHRRFLPPDHPYRRSRNAFTKNKQVFDGPPVEVSGEDLLKQFRYFDAERTPDVGGHENIRVSAVGELHNWHKKSIFWDLPYWESHLLRHNLDVMHIEKNFFDNLMNTVFNIQGKTKDNLKSRLDLVDICDRPELHVDENGTAPFPIYRLDGARKEEFFDWITDKVKFPDGYASNLGNCVDRSEGKFTGLKSHDCHVIMQRLLPFAFSALLPRNVHEAIAGISVFFRDLCSRVVTEEGINNLKTNAPVSMCNLEKIFPPSFFDVMEHLVIHLARELELGGPVQYRWMYIFERYMHHLKKMVKNLSRVEGSIVAQVINEETAIFAENYFPPEVHTKHRRPSRHNDRGERATYHVTVPSMFKEIGRLSGTFTKRRLTDTEHAHLQTYLLTNCEDVLQYESVYMAELRMTHRHATELELQQLRDNGFAVWLRSYVSHINK; this comes from the exons ATGTCTTCAGGAGGTTATTATCGTTCATGGATGGATAaacctcatttggatcccaacaccaaattgcttacggaagaatacgTTCAAGGGATTAAAGAATTCATGAGGCTTGTTCAACAACAACCAGATGCAAAAAATGGTATGTTAAGATGTCCCTGCTCTAGTTGcaataataataaagttataGAAGAATTTAATGTTTGGACTCATTTGTATATGAAAGGGTTTTCACGTAATTATAAAGTTTGGTATCTTCATGGGGAAACTGGTTATGAatatggtagtactagcgaacctcagcctaTTAGTGAATTTCAGCCGGATATTAGGTTAGAAGAATCTAGAACGGAtatagattatggtgtaggtactgagcagatggtacATGATCATTATAGAGGGGAAGAACCAAATCCCGAATCTAGGAGATTTTTTGACATGTTGGATGCAGGAAAACAACCTTTGTATCAAAATtgtagagatggtcattcagcctTATCATCTGCAACTAGATTAATGGGTATTAAGACAGACTATAATTTGGCTGAAGAATGTATGGATGCGATTACTGATTTTGTCAAAGgcattctacctgaggataatgttgCACCGGGTTCATACTACGAAGTTCAGAAACTGGTTGCCGGTCTTCAACTACCGTACGAAGTGATAGATGTATGTAttgacaactgcatgatctactggagaGCGGATGAGACACGGAAtgaatgcaaattttgtgggaaacCTCGTTTCCAGGAGACGAGGGGAAGAGTTCCGATCCCGTTCAAAAGAATGTGGTATTTGCCATTGACGGAAAGATTGAAGAGGTTGTATCAGTGTGAGCGCACAGCAAAagcaatgagatggcatgcagagcattccacaaatggtgagattagacatccttcagatgcgaaggcttggaaacatttccagTCAATATATCAAGAATTtgcagaagagagaagaaatgtttatCTTGGATTAtctactgatggtttcagcccatttGGAAAGCATGGAAGACAGTATTCTCTTTGGCCAGTTATTGTGACACCGTACAACCTACCGCCGAGCTTGTgcatgcgacgagagtttttgttcctCTCAATTCTCGTCCCCGGGCCAGAGCATCCTAAAAGATCActagatgtgtttcttcaaccactgatatatgagttgcaacaactatgggcgCATGGTTTTGAGACATACGATGTTTCGTGCAAAGAAAACTTTCATatgcgggcagtacttatgtggacaataagtgactttccagcatatggtatgttatctggatggacaacacatgggagactatcatgtccatattgtcaagatgaCACAGCTGCTTTCCAACTAAAGaacggaaggaaaacgtgttggtttgactgtcacaggcgatttctaccacctgatcatccataccGCAGGAGTAGGAATGCAtttacgaagaacaagcagGTGTTTGATGGTCCACCTGTGGAAGTTAGTGGGGAAGATTTGTTGAAgcagtttaggtattttgatgCAGAAAGGACGCCAGATGTAGGTGGACATGAAAACATTCGAGTCAGTGCGGTTGGAgagctacataactggcacaaaaagagtattttctgggatctgccatattgGGAAAGTCATCTATTgcggcataatttagatgtcatgcatattgagaagaacttcttcGACAATCTGATGAACACAGTCTTTAACATCCAAGGTAAAACGAAGGATAACTTGAAGTCAAGgttggatttagtcgatattTGTGATCGTCCTGAACTTCATGTGGATGAGAATGGTACGGCCCCTTTTCCCATTTATCGTCTAGATGGTGCTAGAAAAGAAgagttctttgattggattacaGATAAAGTGAAATTTCCTGACGGATATGCATCAAATTTGGGGAATTGCGTTGATAGAAGCGAAGGAAAGTTTACTGGcttgaagagtcatgattgtcatgtaaTTATGCAGCGCCTCCTTCCGTTTGCTTTTTCAGCATTATTGCCACGTAATGTTCATGAAGCAATTGCAG GGATAAGTGTtttcttccgcgatttatgcAGCAGAGTAGTGACTGAAGAGGGTATTAATAATTTGAAGACAAACGCACCAGTCAGCATGTGCAACctcgagaagatatttcctccatcattcttTGATGTTATGGAACATCTTGTTATTCATCtcgcaagagaattggaacttggtggtcctgtgcagtacAGATGGATGTATATTTTTGAGCGTTATATGCATCATCTGAAGAAAATGGTCAAAAATTTAAGCCGGGTGGAAGGATCTATAGTGGCACaggtgatcaatgaagaaactgCAATCTTTGCTGAAAATTATTTTCCACCAGAAGTGCATACAAAACATCGAAGACCTTCTCGGCACAATGACAGAGGAGAGAGAGCAACATATCATGTTACTGTCCCAAGCATGTTCAAGGAAATAGGACGACTTAGTGGAACATTCACGAAGCGGAGACTTACGGACACTGAGCACgctcatttgcaaacatatttgctcaccaactgt